Proteins from a genomic interval of Mycolicibacterium grossiae:
- a CDS encoding class-III pyridoxal-phosphate-dependent aminotransferase, which translates to MHDYGTFSFESKAQVLELAKRYWNPDKTQFWTDAGVDLVIDRREDYFLWDVDGRRLIDMHLNGGTYNLGHRNPEIVAALIDAMGRFDVGNHHFPSVARTALAQRLVESAPASISKVAFGSGGGEAIDIALKSARHATQRRKIVSIVKAYHGHTGLAVATGDDRFSKLFLADRPDEFVQVPFGDVDAMEQALRGGDVAAVIMETIPATYGFPLPPAGYLEATKQLCERYDALYIADEVQTGLMRTGEMWGITKHGIEPDILVTGKGLSGGMYPITAALLGDRAAQWLDQDGFAHISTFGGAELGCVAAIKTLEITSRPEVRESVHRITDFFADGLARIQADQPDWFVGIRQNGVVIGLEFDHPEGAKFVMRELYENGVWAIFSTLDPRVLQFKPGLLLSQELCADVLDRVATAVARARTAVPSGV; encoded by the coding sequence ATGCACGACTACGGCACGTTCTCGTTCGAGTCGAAGGCGCAGGTCCTCGAACTCGCCAAGCGGTACTGGAATCCGGACAAGACCCAGTTCTGGACCGACGCCGGCGTCGACCTCGTCATCGACCGCCGGGAGGACTACTTCCTGTGGGACGTGGACGGTCGGCGCCTGATCGACATGCACCTCAACGGCGGCACCTACAACCTCGGCCACCGCAACCCGGAGATCGTCGCGGCGCTCATCGACGCGATGGGCCGGTTCGACGTCGGCAACCACCACTTCCCGTCGGTGGCCCGCACGGCGCTGGCGCAGCGGCTCGTGGAATCCGCGCCGGCGTCGATCTCCAAGGTGGCCTTCGGTTCCGGCGGCGGCGAGGCCATCGACATCGCCCTCAAGAGCGCCCGGCACGCCACCCAGCGCCGCAAGATCGTCTCGATCGTCAAGGCGTACCACGGCCACACCGGCCTGGCGGTCGCCACCGGCGACGACCGATTCTCCAAGCTCTTCCTCGCCGACCGCCCCGACGAATTCGTGCAGGTGCCGTTCGGCGACGTCGACGCGATGGAGCAGGCGCTGCGCGGCGGTGACGTGGCCGCGGTCATCATGGAGACGATTCCCGCCACGTACGGATTCCCGCTTCCCCCAGCCGGTTACCTCGAGGCCACCAAGCAGCTGTGCGAGCGCTACGACGCGCTCTACATCGCCGACGAGGTGCAGACCGGTCTGATGCGGACCGGCGAGATGTGGGGCATCACCAAGCACGGCATCGAACCGGACATCCTGGTGACCGGCAAGGGCCTGTCCGGCGGCATGTATCCCATCACCGCCGCCCTGCTCGGCGACCGTGCCGCGCAGTGGCTGGATCAGGACGGCTTCGCCCACATCTCGACGTTCGGCGGCGCCGAACTCGGCTGCGTGGCGGCCATCAAGACCCTGGAGATCACCAGTCGGCCCGAGGTCCGCGAGTCGGTGCACCGCATCACCGACTTCTTCGCCGACGGCCTGGCCCGCATCCAGGCCGATCAGCCGGACTGGTTCGTCGGCATCCGGCAGAACGGCGTGGTGATCGGGCTGGAGTTCGACCATCCCGAGGGCGCGAAGTTCGTGATGCGCGAGCTGTACGAGAACGGCGTCTGGGCGATCTTCTCCACGCTCGATCCCCGTGTGCTGCAATTCAAGCCGGGCCTGCTGCTGAGCCAGGAACTGTGCGCCGACGTGCTCGACCGGGTGGCCACCGCCGTCGCGCGGGCCCGCACCGCGGTGCCGTCGGGGGTCTGA
- a CDS encoding phosphotransferase enzyme family protein: protein MSDVKTPFVADDVAVAEAALTSYDLSPDSTLRLLNLSENATYEVIEPGGDRSILRVHRRDYHRPHEIAAELDWLDALRRDSDVTVPTVRPARDGRRLVTVEHDGVPRHVVHFDCVTGSEPDEGSLTADDFHTLGRITAALHDHARSWSRPDGFGRFAWDWRHSLGDEPRWGRWQDAHGVGESERVVLDRAVELLGRKLADYGSGPDVFGLVHADLRLANLLVDGTGPDRTITVIDFDDCGFGWYFYDFGTAVSFFEDDPAVPEWQDAWVTGYRTRRPLPASDEAMLPSFVLLRRMLLLAWMGTHSHSRESQAMAVSYAEGSCALAERYLTFDGQRLA from the coding sequence GTGTCCGACGTGAAGACTCCGTTCGTCGCCGACGACGTCGCGGTCGCCGAGGCCGCGCTGACGTCCTACGACCTCTCGCCCGATTCGACGCTGCGGCTGCTGAACCTCTCGGAGAACGCCACCTACGAGGTGATCGAGCCCGGCGGTGACCGGTCGATCCTGCGGGTGCACCGCCGGGATTACCACCGCCCACACGAGATCGCCGCCGAACTCGACTGGCTCGACGCCCTGCGTCGCGACAGCGACGTCACCGTGCCGACGGTGCGCCCCGCGCGCGACGGGCGGCGCCTGGTGACCGTCGAGCACGACGGCGTACCCCGCCACGTCGTGCACTTCGACTGCGTCACCGGAAGTGAGCCCGACGAGGGCAGCCTGACCGCCGACGACTTCCACACCCTCGGGCGCATCACCGCGGCGCTGCACGACCACGCGCGGTCCTGGTCCCGGCCGGACGGCTTCGGCCGCTTCGCGTGGGACTGGCGCCACAGCCTCGGTGACGAACCGCGTTGGGGCCGTTGGCAGGACGCGCACGGCGTCGGCGAGTCCGAACGCGTCGTCCTCGACCGCGCCGTCGAACTGCTCGGCCGCAAGCTGGCCGACTACGGCAGCGGACCGGACGTCTTCGGCCTGGTGCACGCCGACCTACGGCTGGCCAACCTGCTGGTCGACGGAACCGGGCCGGATCGGACCATCACCGTCATCGACTTCGACGACTGCGGATTCGGCTGGTACTTCTACGACTTCGGCACGGCGGTGTCGTTCTTCGAAGACGATCCGGCGGTACCCGAGTGGCAGGACGCCTGGGTCACCGGCTACCGCACGCGCCGGCCGCTGCCCGCGTCCGACGAGGCGATGCTGCCGTCGTTCGTCCTGCTGCGCCGCATGCTGCTCCTCGCATGGATGGGCACGCACAGCCACTCCCGCGAATCCCAGGCGATGGCGGTGTCGTACGCCGAGGGCAGCTGCGCGCTGGCCGAGCGCTATCTCACCTTCGACGGCCAACGGCTGGCCTGA
- the fabG gene encoding 3-oxoacyl-ACP reductase FabG: protein MFTSLQGRSAVVTGGSKGIGRGIAEVFASAGVDVVVTGRNQADLDACVEALAGLPGTVSGVAADVASPEDCRRVVETAVERHGGLDVVCANAGIFPFGRLADLTPDDLEQVLGVNFKGTVYIVQAALDALAASGHGRVIVTSSITGPVTGYPGWSHYGASKAAQLGFIRTAAMELAPKNITVNAVLPGNILTEGLLGNGQDYLDQMAKSIPAGRLGSAADIGNAALFFATDEAAYVTGQTLIVDGGQILPESPDALAEM, encoded by the coding sequence GTGTTCACGTCTCTGCAGGGCCGCTCGGCGGTCGTCACCGGCGGCAGCAAGGGCATCGGCCGCGGCATCGCCGAGGTGTTCGCCTCGGCGGGCGTCGACGTCGTCGTCACCGGCCGCAACCAGGCCGACCTCGATGCGTGCGTCGAGGCCCTCGCCGGCCTGCCCGGCACGGTGTCGGGCGTCGCCGCGGACGTGGCGAGTCCCGAGGACTGCCGCCGCGTCGTCGAGACCGCCGTCGAACGGCACGGCGGCCTCGACGTCGTCTGCGCCAACGCGGGCATCTTCCCGTTCGGCCGCCTGGCGGACCTGACGCCCGACGACCTCGAGCAGGTGCTCGGCGTCAACTTCAAGGGCACCGTCTACATCGTGCAGGCGGCGCTGGACGCGCTGGCCGCCAGCGGACACGGCCGCGTGATCGTCACGTCGTCGATCACCGGCCCGGTGACCGGCTACCCCGGGTGGTCGCACTACGGCGCCAGCAAGGCCGCCCAGCTGGGCTTCATCCGGACCGCGGCGATGGAACTGGCGCCCAAGAACATCACCGTGAACGCGGTGCTGCCCGGCAACATCCTCACCGAGGGATTGCTGGGAAATGGCCAGGATTACCTCGACCAAATGGCGAAGTCCATTCCGGCGGGCCGGCTCGGCAGCGCGGCCGACATCGGCAACGCCGCCCTGTTCTTCGCCACCGACGAGGCCGCCTACGTCACCGGTCAGACGCTGATCGTCGACGGTGGGCAGATCCTGCCGGAGTCGCCGGACGCGCTCGCCGAGATGTGA
- a CDS encoding GntR family transcriptional regulator: MATPSEELRRQIVDDVNAGVAGTKLGSERELAERYGTSRSSLRQVLAALEEAGLVDRVIGRAGGIFISHAQVQRSLSDVVGVPAFLANQGYVAGTRVLSTKLTAPNRATQQALRIGAEDVVVEIQRLRLADGSPISLELASFPAERFPGLLEQQLGGSIYEILESRYGLVTSRADEHIEAVNATPEEATLLGVKQRSALLLITRIAYDQHGTPCEYSRDLFRGDRTRLAVTVQGRGLGVQAAVDTASVALQSQTKAS, encoded by the coding sequence GTGGCCACGCCATCGGAGGAGTTGCGGCGCCAGATCGTCGACGACGTGAACGCCGGTGTGGCCGGAACCAAGCTGGGCAGTGAGCGCGAACTCGCCGAGCGCTACGGCACCAGCCGGTCCAGCCTCCGGCAGGTGCTGGCCGCGCTCGAGGAGGCCGGCCTCGTCGATCGCGTGATCGGCCGCGCGGGCGGGATCTTCATCAGCCACGCGCAGGTGCAGCGCAGCCTCTCCGACGTCGTCGGCGTGCCCGCCTTCCTGGCCAACCAGGGCTACGTCGCGGGCACCCGGGTGCTGTCGACGAAGCTGACGGCGCCGAATCGCGCCACCCAGCAGGCGTTGCGGATCGGCGCCGAGGACGTCGTCGTCGAGATCCAGCGCCTCCGCCTCGCCGACGGGTCGCCGATCTCGTTGGAACTGGCGTCCTTTCCCGCCGAGAGGTTCCCCGGTCTGCTCGAGCAGCAGCTCGGCGGGTCGATCTACGAGATCCTCGAGAGCCGGTACGGATTGGTGACCTCGCGGGCCGACGAACACATCGAGGCGGTCAATGCGACGCCGGAGGAGGCGACGCTGCTCGGCGTCAAGCAGCGCTCCGCCCTGTTGCTCATCACCCGGATCGCCTACGACCAGCACGGGACGCCGTGCGAGTACTCGCGGGATCTGTTCCGCGGTGACCGCACTCGGCTGGCGGTCACCGTGCAGGGTCGCGGTCTAGGCGTGCAGGCTGCGGTGGACACCGCGTCGGTGGCGTTGCAGAGCCAGACCAAGGCCAGCTGA
- the gluQRS gene encoding tRNA glutamyl-Q(34) synthetase GluQRS, which translates to MTQGAGRFAPSPSADLHIGNLRTAVLAWLFARSTGRRFLVRVEDLDDRTSNDVADRQLAALAAIGLTWDAPPEYQSAHAQRYAAVVADLDARGLVFECFCSRRDILAAPRAPHAPEGAYPGTCRLLTAEQRAERAAAGRPPALRLRSAVDSATVTDVLHGPYTGVVDDFVLRRGDGVYAYNLAVVVDDAAQGIDQVVRGDDLLPSSPRQAYLATLLGHRPPVYAHVPLALNAEGKRLAKRDGAVTLADLGVERTLHLIATSLGFSSRTVAGMLDEFDPAALPRESWVYRPA; encoded by the coding sequence GTGACCCAGGGCGCGGGCAGGTTCGCCCCCAGTCCCTCGGCGGACCTGCACATCGGCAACCTGCGCACGGCCGTGCTGGCGTGGTTGTTCGCCCGCTCGACGGGCCGTCGCTTCCTGGTCCGCGTCGAGGACCTCGACGACCGTACGTCCAACGACGTCGCGGACCGCCAGCTCGCCGCCCTCGCGGCGATCGGGCTGACGTGGGACGCTCCGCCGGAGTACCAGAGCGCGCACGCGCAGCGGTACGCCGCCGTGGTGGCCGACCTCGATGCACGCGGCCTGGTATTCGAATGCTTCTGCAGCAGAAGGGACATCCTCGCCGCGCCGCGGGCACCGCATGCTCCCGAGGGGGCCTACCCGGGGACCTGCCGCCTGCTCACCGCCGAACAGCGCGCCGAACGTGCCGCGGCGGGCCGCCCACCCGCACTGCGGCTGCGCTCGGCCGTCGACTCCGCGACGGTCACCGACGTCCTGCACGGCCCGTACACCGGAGTCGTCGACGACTTCGTGCTGCGCCGCGGAGACGGCGTCTACGCCTACAACCTCGCCGTCGTGGTCGACGACGCCGCCCAGGGCATCGACCAGGTGGTCCGCGGGGACGACCTGCTCCCCTCCTCGCCACGGCAGGCGTACCTGGCAACGCTGCTCGGCCACCGGCCACCGGTCTACGCGCACGTGCCGCTCGCGCTCAACGCCGAGGGCAAGCGGCTGGCCAAGCGCGACGGCGCCGTCACGCTGGCCGACCTCGGCGTCGAGCGGACGCTGCACCTCATCGCCACGTCACTCGGCTTCTCCAGCCGCACGGTCGCGGGCATGCTCGACGAATTCGATCCCGCCGCGTTGCCGCGCGAGAGCTGGGTATATCGCCCCGCGTGA